ACCCGATCGCCACGGCTACCGTATCGCATTGTGAAGCGACCGCGTTCGATCCTGCTCCCCCTCCTGCTCGCCTGCGCCGCCTGCGGCCCGCCCTCCGGATCGTCCGGCGGCAGCGCCGCCGCGACGGCGGTGGTGAACAGCAACGAGGTCGCGGTCAGCGGCCACATCGCGGCGCCCGGCACCAAGGGGCCGCTGCTGGTGTTCGCGCTCGCCGGCGACGGCGGCGATCCGGCCGAGCGCGAGACGCTGTCGGTGGCCACCGTGGACGGCGACGGCAACTTCGCCTTCACCATGCCGCCGGTCGATGTCGCGACCTTCGCCTTCCTCGCCGACGGCTCGAACGACGGGGTCATCGACGGCGGCGATCCGATCGCGGTGCTGAGCGGCCCGTCCTTCAGCGACCTCGGCGGCGGCGAAACGGTGGTGCTCACCGACGTCGCCCTCGATTTCACCGCGCACAAGGCGACCGCCGCCAACATCGACGTCCGGCGCTCGGGCGGCGGCGAGACGCGCACTCCCACCGCCGTGCCGGCGTCGTAGCGGGGTCCTCGCGGCCGCCGGCGGCACCGCGGGCGTCAGCCGGCGGCGCGGCCGACGAGGCCGCAGGCGAGGACGAGCGGCGCGCCCGACCCGACCGCCAGGCTGTAGAGGTCGGCGCTGCCACCGTCGGCGATGCTGGCGACGCTGACGCAGCCATCCGACACCCGCGCCTCGCCGTCGTCGGTGCGATAGGCGTAGCCGACCGGGAAGGCGAAGGCGCAGAGCAGCGCGTCGCCCGCCTGCAGGTCGCCGGCGCGGCGCTCGCTGCCGGCGGGCCCGAGCAGCACCTGGTCGGCGCCGAGGCGCAGGGCGCGGCCGTTCTCGAGCGCGATGCGCAGCACCGGCTGCGCGGCGGCGACCAGCCGCACGTCGCGCGACATGGCGAAGCGGTTGCGGCCGTCGATGCGCACCATCACCGGCGTCGGCGACGCCCCGACCGTCTTGACGGTGAGCGGTCCCTCCGGTGTCTCCAGCTTCGTATCCGCCGCCAGCGCGCAGGACATCCGACCTCCAGAATGGTCACGTGGGTGGAAGCACGACTCAGTGGGACGAGGAGCTGCTGCCGCCGCCGCTGCGCTCGATGACCAGGCGCTTGGCGAGGCCGTTGACGGCGGAGGGGACGTTCTTGCTCTTGGCGAGGCCGCGCAGGTCGCGTGGCAGCAGACTCGGCACGAGGCGGACGGCGAGCGCCAGCGGCGTCTTGGGATTGGTCGCCAGCGCCAGCTTGATCTGGTAGTTGCCGAGCCACTCCTTGCGGCGGCAGATCTGGTCGAGCAGCTCGCGATCGATGCTGCGGTTCTTCGCCAGGGCGACCACCTCCTCCTCGGTGATGCGCGGGTTCTGCAGCACGAAGCGCTGCACGACGCGGCTGGAATCGCGGATCAGGATCATGCGCGCGTCGCGGTTGCCCTTGAGCGCCAGCTTGAGCCGCTCGCCGACCGTCATCTGCTGGATCTCCGCCGCCAGGTTGCGGCTGATCTTCTTCTCCGGCGGCAGCTCCTCGACCAGGTCCTGCGGCACGACGATGGTGTCGCGGTCCTGCTGGATGTCTTCGGCGAGGGCTTCGAGGTTGAGGTCGTTCATCAGTAGGCTGTCAGGCTGCCATGCGGTTACGCTGGTAGGGCTGGAAAGCGCAACCTGACTAGCAGACCTCCGACCGATAACAGCCTAGCAGTCGGTTGAAAAACAGGCGGCGTAGCGAGGGCGAGGGATTGTGCGCCAGATCGAGGCGCCGAACCGGAGGCAAACCGGTCGGTTTTGTCGAGGATTCGGCAACGAAGAACTGGCGCACGAGACCCGCCCGCAGTAGCCGACCTGTTTTTCAACGGGCTGCTAACAGCGTAACACCCAACAGCCTTCTCCTCAGTGCTGCTGCGCCGCCCGGCGCTCCTCCGCCTCCTTCACCACCTTGTCGACCAGGTGCGCGGGCAGCTCCTCGTAGTGGTCGAACTCCATGGTGAAGGCGCCGCGGCCGCTGGTCATCGAGCGCAGGTCGGGGGAGTAGCGCAGCACCTCGGCCATCGGCACCAGGGCGCGGATGACCTGCGAGCCGACCTTGGGGTCGACGCCGAGCACCTTGCCGCGGCGGCTGTTGAGGTCGCCGATGACGTCACCCATGCAGTCGTCGGGCACGGCGATCTCCATCGCCATGATCGGCTCGAGCAGGATCGGCTTGGCCTGCTGCACCGCCGTCTTGAAGCCCATCGAGGCGGCGATCTTGAACGCCATTTCCGAGGAGTCGACGGTGTGGAACGAGCCGTCGTAGACCTTCACCCGCACGTCCACCATCTCGTAGTGGGCGAGAACGCCCTCGTGCATGGCCTCGCGCACGCCCTTCTCCACCGCCGGGATGAACTGGCGCGGGATGACGCCGCCGACGATGCCGTCGACGAACTCGAAGCCGGCGCCGCGCGGCAGGGGCGAGACCTCGAGCCAGCAGTCGCCGAACTGGCCACGGCCGCCGGTCTGCTTCTTCAGCCGGCCCTGCGCCTTGGCGTGCCCCTTGATGGTCTCCTTGTACGGGACCTTCGGCGCCTTGAGCTCGACGTCGACGCCGAACTTGCGCTTCAGCTTCTCGACCGCCACCTCGATGTGCAACTGGCCGACGCCGGAGAGGATGATCTCCTTGGTCTGCGCGTCGCGCTGCATCTGCAGCGTCGGGTCCTCCTCCATCAGCTTGTGCAGGCCCTGCACCGCCTTGTCCTCGTCGCCCTTGGCCTTCGGCTCGATGGCGAACGAGATGGCGGCGGAGAACGGGACCAGGCCGGGGTAGCGGATCGGCGCTTTCTCGTCGGCCAGCGTGTGGCCGGCCTCGGTGTCCTTGAGCTTGGCGACGGCGCCGATCTCGCCGGTGGTCAGCTTGTCCACCTGGCTCTGCTTCCTGCCCTCCAGGCGCAGGAGATGGCCGAGGCGCTCCTTGCCGTCCTTCTGCACGTTGAGCACCGTCGAGTCGCTCGCCACCTCCCCGCTCACCACCTGGAACACCGACAGCTTGCCGGAGAAGGGATCGACGATGTTCTTGAGCACCACCGCCGAGAACGGCGCCGACGGCACGCACTCGCGCTCGATCGGCTCGCCGTTCCTGGGATCCTCGCCGCCGGCGACGCCGAACGGCGCCGGCGTGTGCGCGACCACGAAGTCGAGCAGCGGCGCGATGCCGAGGCCCCTGGCGCCGGCGCCGCACAGCACCGGCACGAAGCGCCGCTCGCGCACCGCGGTGCCGAGCGCGCCGATGAGCTGCTCGTCGGTGAGCGCGCCGCGCTCCAGGTACTGCTCGACCAGCGCGTCGTCGGTCTCGGCCACCGCCTCCATCAGCCGCTCGCGCGCCGCCCTGGCGGCGTCGGCGAGCTCGGTCGGGATCGCCTCCTCCTTCACCTGGCCGTTGGGCTGGTAGATCAGCGCCTTCATGCTCAGCAGGTCGACCGCCCCCCTGAAGCTGTCGGCGCTGCCGAGCGGAAGCTGGATGGGCACCGGCTTCGCCTGCAGCAGGTCGGTGAGGTCCGTGAGCGCGCCGTCGAAGTCGGCGTTCTCGCGGTCCATCTTGGTGACGAAGGCGAGCACCGGCAGGCCGAGCTGCTCGGCGCGGCTCCACACCCGCTCGCCCTCCACCTTGACGCCGCCGGCGTGCGGCTCGAGGACGAACACCGCCACGGTGCAGGCGCGCATGCAGTTGAGGCCGTCGGTGAGGAAGTTGATGTAGCCCGGCGTGTCGACCACCGTCAGCTCGTGCTTCTTCCATGGCGCGTGGTGGAAGGCGGTGGTCAGGCTCAACTTGCGGCGCGTCTCCTCGGGCTCGAAGTCGAACGCCGACGTGCCGTCGTCGACGCTGCCGAGCCGGGTCGTCGCGCCGGCGGCAAAGAGGATCGCATCGGCCAGGGACGTCTTGCCGCCGCCGCCCTGCCCGACGATGCCGACATTCCGGATCTGACTCACCTCGTGTGCCATTCGTCCTCCGGGCAGGCTGTTGGGCTGCTAGGCCGTTTGGCTGTCAGGGGCCGGACCTCGGACCCCCTAACAGCCAACGGCCCAGCAGCCTAACAACCTATTCTTGATTCCGCTCGTAAATGATCCGCAGCCCTTCCAGGGTCAAGAACTCGTCCACTTCCTCGATGGTGCTCGATTCGGGAGCGACGATCGCGGCCCAACTGCCGGTGGCGAGGACGCGCGCCTTCACCTTGTTCTCGCGCTGGATGCGCTCGACCAGGCCGTCGACCATGGCGACGTGGCCGAGCACCACTCCCGACTGCATCGCGTGCACGGTGTTGCGGCCGACCACCTGCTTCGGCGCCACCAGCTCCACCTCGTAGAGCTTGGCGGCGCGCGAGAACAGGGCGTGGCTGGAGATCCCCAGCCCGGGCGCGAGGACGCCGCCGGCGTACTCGCCGCGCTTGGTGATGTAATCGAGCACCGTCGGCGTGCCGAAGTCGACGACGATGGTGGTGTCGCGCGTGCGTTCGAAGGCGGCGATGGCGTTGACGATGCGGTCGGCGCCGACCTCCTGCGGCTTGTCGTAGAGGATCGGCATCGCGGTGCGGATGCCCGGCCCCACCACCAGCGGCTCGAGCCCGAGATGCTTGCGGCAGAGGGCGCTGATCGTGACGTTCATCGCCGGCACCACGCACGCCACCGCGACGCCGCCCAGGTCCGCCGCCTCCGGGCCGCTGAGCAGACTGCGGATCAGCACCCCGTACTCGTCCTCGGTCCGCCCCTCCTCCGTCTGGATGCGCCAGTGCTGCAGCAGCCTGGCGCCCTCGTACACGCCGAGCACGGTGTGGGTGTTGCCGACGTCGATCACCAACAGTTTCGCCATGCCAGACCCTCAGACACAGATGGACACCGACTGCCACCGTTCGACCCGCCAACCCCGGCGTTCAGCGGTGGCCACCGGTGTTCATCCGTGGTTTCGCTCATGCAGCAGCCGCAGTCCATCCAGCGTCAGAAACTCATCCACCTCCCCGATCGTCTCGCACTCGGGGGCGATGACGCTTGCCAGGCCGCCGGTGGCGAGCACACGCGCCGCGACGCCCTGCTCGCGCTGGATGCGGCGCACCAGGCCATCGACGGTGGCGGCGTGGCCGAGCAGGATGCCGGCCTGCAGCGCGTGCGCGGTGGTGCGGCCGACGGTGTGTGGCG
This is a stretch of genomic DNA from bacterium. It encodes these proteins:
- a CDS encoding elongation factor G, yielding MAHEVSQIRNVGIVGQGGGGKTSLADAILFAAGATTRLGSVDDGTSAFDFEPEETRRKLSLTTAFHHAPWKKHELTVVDTPGYINFLTDGLNCMRACTVAVFVLEPHAGGVKVEGERVWSRAEQLGLPVLAFVTKMDRENADFDGALTDLTDLLQAKPVPIQLPLGSADSFRGAVDLLSMKALIYQPNGQVKEEAIPTELADAARAARERLMEAVAETDDALVEQYLERGALTDEQLIGALGTAVRERRFVPVLCGAGARGLGIAPLLDFVVAHTPAPFGVAGGEDPRNGEPIERECVPSAPFSAVVLKNIVDPFSGKLSVFQVVSGEVASDSTVLNVQKDGKERLGHLLRLEGRKQSQVDKLTTGEIGAVAKLKDTEAGHTLADEKAPIRYPGLVPFSAAISFAIEPKAKGDEDKAVQGLHKLMEEDPTLQMQRDAQTKEIILSGVGQLHIEVAVEKLKRKFGVDVELKAPKVPYKETIKGHAKAQGRLKKQTGGRGQFGDCWLEVSPLPRGAGFEFVDGIVGGVIPRQFIPAVEKGVREAMHEGVLAHYEMVDVRVKVYDGSFHTVDSSEMAFKIAASMGFKTAVQQAKPILLEPIMAMEIAVPDDCMGDVIGDLNSRRGKVLGVDPKVGSQVIRALVPMAEVLRYSPDLRSMTSGRGAFTMEFDHYEELPAHLVDKVVKEAEERRAAQQH
- a CDS encoding type III pantothenate kinase, yielding MAKLLVIDVGNTHTVLGVYEGARLLQHWRIQTEEGRTEDEYGVLIRSLLSGPEAADLGGVAVACVVPAMNVTISALCRKHLGLEPLVVGPGIRTAMPILYDKPQEVGADRIVNAIAAFERTRDTTIVVDFGTPTVLDYITKRGEYAGGVLAPGLGISSHALFSRAAKLYEVELVAPKQVVGRNTVHAMQSGVVLGHVAMVDGLVERIQRENKVKARVLATGSWAAIVAPESSTIEEVDEFLTLEGLRIIYERNQE